One genomic region from Microscilla marina ATCC 23134 encodes:
- a CDS encoding tetratricopeptide repeat protein has product MESYPVEYYYQSIEKYKQRAYETSLELITQAIALDANQVAYYYHRGGVLQRLQKFDVAIQDFDKVIGWERQAAAPFIVEALLAKTEMLYQQKNYDLLIATCDHFLRICRNHWKGFFFRALGFYFTQHYYLAYQDIEMAFYLSKQPDSIRPYRGLIGFKVGKFVQAQVDFDIAIRQKPEEAVLWFNRGMNLYKLNKLSEAIASFDKATQLGLKNKQLYDFRAKALQQINSLK; this is encoded by the coding sequence ATGGAAAGTTACCCGGTAGAGTATTATTACCAAAGCATAGAAAAGTACAAGCAAAGAGCTTATGAAACTTCCTTGGAACTGATTACTCAAGCCATTGCCTTGGATGCAAATCAGGTGGCTTACTATTACCACAGAGGAGGTGTGTTGCAAAGGCTGCAAAAGTTTGATGTTGCTATACAAGACTTTGATAAAGTGATTGGTTGGGAGAGGCAGGCTGCCGCGCCATTTATTGTAGAAGCGTTACTAGCAAAAACGGAGATGCTTTATCAACAAAAAAACTATGATTTACTCATTGCTACCTGTGACCATTTCCTGAGGATTTGTCGCAATCATTGGAAAGGTTTTTTTTTTCGTGCCCTGGGGTTTTACTTTACCCAGCATTATTATTTGGCATACCAAGACATTGAAATGGCGTTTTACCTGAGCAAGCAACCTGACAGTATACGGCCATATCGTGGGTTGATCGGCTTTAAAGTTGGAAAGTTTGTACAAGCACAAGTAGACTTTGATATAGCGATCAGACAAAAGCCAGAAGAAGCCGTATTATGGTTTAATCGCGGAATGAATCTCTACAAACTTAATAAGTTGAGTGAAGCCATTGCTAGTTTTGACAAAGCCACTCAACTAGGTTTAAAAAACAAACAGTTGTATGATTTTAGAGCCAAAGCATTACAACAGATCAATAGCTTGAAATAA
- a CDS encoding ABC transporter ATP-binding protein, producing MIQTKKLSKIYTTDEIETTALNSVNMKIDSGEFVAIMGPSGCGKSTLLNILGLLDNPSTGEFYFLDKEISGFSEKQRADMRKANIGFVFQSFNLIDELTVFENIELPLIYLKVPAVERKRRVEEIMNKMEIMHRKKHFPQQLSGGQQQRVAISRAVITKPKLILADEPTGNLDSKNGEEVMNLLTELNAGGTTIVMVTHSSLDAEYAHRIVNLFDGQIVSEHKNENTLS from the coding sequence ATGATACAGACTAAGAAACTTAGTAAAATATATACTACGGATGAAATAGAAACCACTGCATTGAACAGTGTAAATATGAAGATAGACTCAGGTGAGTTTGTGGCCATCATGGGGCCTTCAGGCTGTGGCAAGTCTACTCTGTTGAACATATTAGGGTTATTGGATAACCCTAGCACAGGTGAGTTTTATTTTTTAGATAAAGAAATTAGTGGGTTTAGTGAGAAACAACGTGCCGATATGCGTAAAGCAAATATTGGGTTTGTGTTTCAAAGTTTTAACTTGATTGATGAGTTGACAGTATTTGAAAACATAGAGCTACCACTTATTTATTTAAAAGTACCAGCTGTAGAACGCAAACGCCGAGTTGAAGAAATTATGAACAAGATGGAGATTATGCACCGTAAAAAGCATTTTCCCCAGCAGCTTTCGGGTGGACAACAACAAAGGGTGGCCATTTCACGGGCTGTAATTACAAAACCAAAACTGATTTTGGCGGATGAACCTACTGGTAACCTGGACTCTAAAAATGGAGAAGAAGTAATGAACCTATTAACTGAACTCAATGCTGGCGGTACTACCATTGTCATGGTCACTCACTCATCGTTGGATGCTGAGTATGCACATCGCATTGTCAATTTATTTGATGGGCAAATTGTGAGTGAACATAAAAATGAAAACACTCTTTCATAA
- a CDS encoding peptidylprolyl isomerase, which produces MRNYIALVLISLMTVACAKKQANKDDKTSDSTITADKSPQKQSKLTNRFTDDTLVNIYNHQTARDSKGVIHFFSNSNPTYREAAAMAFASIQDTTVVDTLASLLVDKDVEVRKAAVYALGQIGKTMKDPAKAQEKLLRAWIKEENKEVKILILEAIGKSATAKGMDYLASLDIRDEGLLYGLALGVYRAGLKEVFKDELTTKMVDLINPSHQERVREMAANHLGRFGRLAELKDVQDKIIQAMASDQHPFVRMNCARALSKINTPEVIASLTNSLKNDENYLVRVNAIRAYRFAYDSVRNAILDAINDDNEHVAITASQYMLNNAPESDADTLWKLAKKLKSWKTRANLLTVVNKYAQGNEVNDYIKSLYEKSDNMYEKGSLMLALAEKVENYPWLANHLYNSKELLIRSAAITALSKVRSLKAFDKVRADTVKKDFGKIFKYAIESKDVGLVVYGAQALRNPKYNYKDFYRDKSFLQKALDLLKLPLELEGYQELKKTIDVFAGRKVKPTPAGKAKKEVNWAMIKTLPQLQKVQLKTSKGDIMFELFVNESPVSVATFVSLVKKKFYDNKAFHRVIANFVAQGGGPHGDGFGGLDYTITSELSSLRYREGYIGLASAGKDTESCQWFITHSPTPHLDGNYTIFAKIVEGMDVVHKLQVGDKIQRVSLLESVSQ; this is translated from the coding sequence ATGAGAAACTATATTGCTTTGGTTTTAATAAGCTTAATGACAGTGGCTTGTGCCAAAAAACAAGCGAATAAAGATGATAAAACTTCAGACTCAACAATTACAGCTGATAAGAGCCCGCAAAAACAATCTAAACTGACCAATCGATTTACTGATGACACCTTGGTGAATATATACAATCACCAAACAGCCCGTGACTCTAAGGGAGTAATTCATTTTTTTTCTAATAGTAACCCTACTTATCGTGAAGCTGCTGCCATGGCTTTCGCGTCAATACAGGATACAACTGTTGTTGATACATTGGCAAGTTTGCTGGTAGACAAAGATGTAGAAGTACGCAAAGCAGCAGTGTATGCCTTGGGGCAAATTGGTAAAACCATGAAAGATCCAGCAAAGGCTCAGGAAAAGTTGTTGAGAGCGTGGATCAAAGAAGAAAACAAAGAAGTGAAAATCTTGATACTTGAGGCTATAGGCAAATCGGCCACTGCTAAGGGCATGGATTATTTGGCTTCTTTAGATATTAGAGATGAAGGTCTTTTATATGGCTTGGCACTTGGAGTATACCGAGCTGGACTCAAAGAAGTTTTTAAAGATGAACTGACCACCAAAATGGTAGACTTGATTAATCCCAGCCACCAAGAAAGGGTACGCGAGATGGCAGCTAATCATTTAGGACGTTTTGGTAGGTTGGCTGAGCTCAAAGATGTACAAGATAAGATTATTCAGGCCATGGCAAGCGACCAACACCCATTTGTGCGCATGAACTGTGCCCGTGCTTTATCCAAAATAAACACTCCTGAAGTAATAGCCAGTTTGACTAATAGCCTTAAAAACGATGAAAACTATTTGGTAAGGGTCAATGCGATCAGAGCCTATAGATTTGCTTATGATTCGGTTCGTAATGCCATACTAGATGCGATCAATGACGACAATGAGCATGTGGCCATCACAGCTTCTCAATATATGCTAAACAATGCTCCCGAATCAGATGCAGATACACTATGGAAGTTGGCAAAAAAGCTCAAAAGCTGGAAAACCAGGGCTAACTTGCTTACTGTAGTAAATAAATATGCTCAAGGCAATGAAGTGAATGATTACATTAAGTCATTGTACGAAAAATCAGACAATATGTATGAAAAAGGCAGTTTAATGCTTGCCTTGGCTGAAAAGGTAGAAAATTACCCTTGGCTTGCCAATCATTTGTACAACAGCAAAGAACTACTCATTCGTTCAGCAGCCATTACTGCCTTGAGCAAGGTGAGAAGCTTAAAAGCTTTTGACAAGGTAAGAGCAGATACAGTAAAAAAGGATTTTGGAAAAATATTCAAGTATGCCATAGAGAGTAAAGATGTTGGTTTGGTTGTATATGGTGCTCAGGCATTGCGTAATCCTAAGTATAATTACAAAGACTTTTATCGTGACAAGTCCTTTTTGCAGAAAGCGCTGGATTTGCTCAAATTACCCCTTGAGCTGGAAGGCTATCAAGAACTAAAGAAAACCATAGACGTTTTTGCGGGTAGAAAAGTAAAGCCTACTCCGGCAGGCAAGGCAAAAAAAGAAGTAAACTGGGCAATGATCAAAACTCTACCCCAATTACAAAAAGTGCAACTTAAAACCTCTAAAGGCGACATCATGTTTGAGTTATTTGTAAATGAATCACCGGTAAGTGTAGCTACTTTTGTGAGTTTGGTCAAAAAGAAATTTTATGACAATAAAGCTTTTCATAGAGTCATTGCCAATTTTGTGGCACAGGGCGGGGGACCTCATGGCGACGGTTTTGGTGGTTTAGATTACACCATTACTTCCGAGCTATCTTCTTTGCGTTACCGCGAAGGTTATATAGGGTTGGCTTCTGCCGGTAAAGATACCGAAAGTTGTCAATGGTTCATTACTCATTCACCCACCCCACATTTAGACGGCAACTATACCATTTTTGCTAAAATAGTGGAAGGAATGGACGTAGTACACAAACTACAAGTAGGTGATAAAATCCAGCGTGTTTCTTTATTAGAAAGCGTAAGTCAATAG
- a CDS encoding DUF6263 family protein translates to MKKHFKFFIFLLFIVQVPSLTYAQKKHKLTLKLTPNTSYVIQQQISQYIEQEFQGQRQNSSITYQYNIKEIDEEGFYKIVVVYKKIHYKQGKSTYNSEDTTATETALSRALGAMIDSRITMQVNNQGQVRELIGADELIEKMLNAKAVANKATRERLHKTFKKAFGEAALRESMDQFFNIYPNKKIAVGDSWSKKFEKTASFPSKVNMTWTLDKVEENTGLINIKATVRPTPNTIVDLGIVTAKYDLNGTQEGSMDIDIETGWTQRYYIKQVMSGTMYMTMNNGSQEIAVDTKITTTSKYITLKN, encoded by the coding sequence ATGAAAAAACACTTCAAATTTTTTATTTTTCTCTTGTTCATTGTTCAAGTCCCTTCTCTTACATATGCCCAAAAAAAACACAAACTCACGCTCAAACTTACTCCTAACACTTCGTATGTTATCCAACAACAAATATCTCAGTATATTGAACAAGAGTTTCAAGGACAAAGACAAAATAGTAGCATTACTTACCAGTATAACATCAAAGAAATAGATGAAGAGGGATTTTATAAGATAGTGGTTGTATACAAAAAAATACATTATAAACAGGGAAAGTCAACGTATAACTCTGAGGATACCACTGCTACAGAAACGGCTTTATCTAGAGCATTGGGCGCTATGATTGATAGCAGGATAACTATGCAAGTCAACAATCAAGGACAAGTAAGAGAATTAATTGGTGCTGACGAGCTAATTGAGAAAATGCTCAATGCAAAGGCGGTAGCTAATAAAGCCACTAGAGAGAGGCTTCACAAAACATTTAAAAAGGCTTTTGGTGAGGCTGCACTGAGGGAGTCTATGGATCAATTCTTTAATATTTACCCTAACAAAAAAATTGCGGTAGGTGATAGTTGGTCAAAGAAATTCGAGAAAACAGCCTCGTTTCCAAGTAAAGTGAATATGACATGGACTTTGGATAAAGTGGAAGAAAATACAGGACTGATTAACATTAAAGCCACGGTAAGACCCACCCCTAATACGATAGTAGATTTAGGTATTGTAACAGCAAAATATGATCTCAATGGTACCCAAGAAGGTTCTATGGATATAGACATAGAAACTGGTTGGACCCAGCGTTATTATATCAAACAAGTAATGTCAGGCACGATGTATATGACTATGAATAATGGCTCACAAGAGATTGCAGTAGATACTAAAATCACGACCACCTCTAAATACATCACGTTAAAAAACTAA
- a CDS encoding serine hydrolase domain-containing protein, which yields MNKLKNYKTKAFSLISRQTGQLSVLFTVCFLFCVPLQAQPGARWQNIETLLEQYRRHLKIPGMSAGVVHNGELVWSKGFGYADILRKVKVTPQTIFHIASLTKTFTAAIVLKLEQAGKLKLTDSLAKYGINKPKLKHLQVRHILSHVSDSKPVGNAYKYNSPRFELLGKVLKKASGKSFAQLVTQYIANPLKMHHTAPNINARKDFLVAKRNWYTFTQKLAKPYKLKNGQPAKFVYSNRFNTSVGMMSNISDLAKYAQALEGEELLTAKQKKRIFQPWVTPKNDTLPYAKGWFVQCYQGVEMYWHYGYGRSCSSLILKVPDKKMTILLLANTDMLSEPFSAGLGVFGDVTSSPIANIFLRKLVFANSSLPDLNYISNNGKSLQAQWQATQRTAFATMYKNELIANTLLAKSTKRHIRFDALFRWHIKVTYPSYKPDTTQWKHYMGKYPVSRYYIFKIVKIDNQLYYKTPGSRGTGLKLYPIAPDKFLLDPYTRIIFRNNQLIIQNDWDEVKIRKKK from the coding sequence TTGAATAAACTCAAAAATTACAAAACCAAGGCGTTCAGTTTGATCTCGCGACAAACCGGGCAATTAAGCGTTCTTTTTACAGTTTGTTTCCTGTTTTGTGTACCATTGCAAGCACAACCTGGGGCACGTTGGCAAAATATAGAAACCTTGCTTGAGCAATATCGGCGTCACCTCAAAATTCCTGGAATGTCGGCAGGGGTAGTGCATAATGGAGAACTCGTCTGGAGTAAGGGCTTTGGTTATGCTGATATACTGCGAAAGGTCAAAGTCACTCCACAAACCATTTTTCATATTGCGTCTTTAACCAAAACGTTTACTGCTGCCATTGTTCTCAAACTTGAGCAAGCTGGTAAATTAAAATTGACCGATTCATTGGCAAAGTATGGGATCAACAAACCAAAGCTAAAGCACCTTCAGGTTCGACATATTTTATCGCATGTCTCAGATAGCAAACCAGTAGGTAATGCTTACAAATACAATAGTCCCAGGTTCGAGCTTTTAGGAAAAGTATTAAAAAAAGCCAGTGGAAAATCCTTCGCTCAGTTGGTGACGCAATACATTGCCAATCCCTTAAAGATGCATCATACTGCCCCTAATATAAATGCTCGCAAAGATTTTTTAGTGGCTAAACGAAATTGGTACACCTTTACCCAAAAGTTGGCCAAACCATATAAACTAAAAAATGGGCAACCTGCCAAGTTTGTTTACTCTAACCGCTTTAATACTTCGGTAGGAATGATGTCTAACATTTCTGATTTGGCAAAATATGCCCAAGCGTTGGAAGGAGAGGAGTTATTGACAGCTAAACAAAAGAAACGTATTTTTCAGCCTTGGGTTACTCCAAAAAATGATACTTTACCTTATGCTAAAGGTTGGTTTGTACAGTGTTATCAAGGAGTAGAGATGTATTGGCATTATGGATATGGACGCTCTTGTTCTTCTTTAATTTTGAAGGTACCTGACAAAAAAATGACCATATTATTGCTCGCCAACACCGATATGTTGAGTGAGCCTTTTAGTGCAGGTTTAGGGGTTTTTGGTGATGTTACATCCTCACCCATAGCTAATATCTTCTTACGCAAATTGGTGTTCGCTAATAGTTCCTTGCCTGACTTAAACTATATAAGTAACAATGGTAAAAGTCTGCAAGCCCAATGGCAAGCTACTCAAAGGACTGCTTTTGCTACAATGTATAAAAATGAATTGATTGCCAACACTTTACTTGCTAAAAGTACCAAGCGACATATACGGTTTGATGCATTATTTCGCTGGCATATCAAGGTGACTTATCCCAGCTACAAACCCGATACAACCCAGTGGAAACATTATATGGGAAAATACCCGGTGAGCAGGTATTATATCTTTAAAATTGTGAAGATCGACAATCAATTGTACTACAAGACCCCGGGGTCGCGGGGAACAGGATTAAAACTGTACCCTATTGCCCCTGATAAGTTCTTGTTGGACCCTTATACTCGCATTATTTTCCGAAATAATCAATTAATTATTCAAAACGATTGGGATGAAGTGAAGATAAGAAAAAAGAAATAA
- a CDS encoding THUMP-like domain-containing protein: MSDSDIAFLLSEDVQQYIDANLYKTPADLILAASPYSKPEMTHIVGQIQARRKIQAKLPTWFDTPNIIYPPLLSIEQCSSEIAALHKAQILSGNTLVDLTGGFGVDSYHFAQTFDQVYYVEQHQELAKLVQHNFEAFGVTNIQIKAQSAESFLKEVDKVDAVYIDPARRDDAKNKVFRLEECTPNLLELLPVLWQKTDQLLIKLSPMLDIDLGIRQLEQVAKVVVVAINNECKELLFVLKNNHQTIPHIEALNLNAHKPAQYFSFTRNEERTSQVVYAEPMQYLYEPNVAILKAGAFKQIAQCFGLAKLHPHSHLYTSNTWLKDFPGRSFKIKGVCRYTKKEVAKYCPAKKANITARNFPDSVALVRKKLQLKDGGNDYLFVTQTQAHRALVIVTEKA, from the coding sequence ATGTCTGATTCAGATATAGCATTTTTGTTATCTGAGGATGTACAGCAGTACATTGACGCTAACCTCTATAAAACCCCAGCAGACTTAATTTTAGCTGCATCGCCTTACTCAAAACCTGAAATGACCCACATTGTTGGACAAATTCAAGCACGGCGTAAAATACAAGCCAAATTACCTACCTGGTTTGATACTCCCAATATTATTTATCCACCTTTGCTGTCTATTGAGCAATGTTCTTCTGAAATAGCTGCATTGCATAAAGCACAAATTTTATCTGGAAACACCCTGGTCGATCTTACAGGAGGGTTTGGGGTAGATAGTTATCATTTTGCCCAAACCTTTGATCAGGTATATTATGTAGAACAACACCAAGAACTGGCGAAACTTGTGCAGCATAACTTTGAAGCGTTTGGGGTAACAAACATACAAATCAAGGCACAATCTGCGGAAAGTTTTCTTAAAGAAGTAGATAAAGTAGATGCAGTTTATATTGATCCAGCGAGGCGTGATGATGCCAAAAATAAAGTGTTTAGGTTGGAAGAGTGTACCCCTAATTTGCTGGAGTTGTTGCCTGTGCTTTGGCAAAAGACTGATCAATTATTAATTAAACTTTCACCAATGTTGGATATTGACTTGGGTATAAGGCAGCTGGAGCAAGTAGCAAAGGTAGTAGTAGTGGCTATAAATAATGAATGTAAAGAACTACTATTTGTACTAAAAAACAATCACCAGACAATACCCCACATTGAAGCTTTGAACCTAAACGCCCATAAACCTGCTCAGTACTTTAGCTTTACCCGAAACGAAGAGAGGACCTCGCAAGTAGTATATGCTGAGCCTATGCAATACTTGTATGAGCCTAATGTGGCCATATTGAAAGCAGGAGCTTTTAAACAAATTGCCCAATGCTTTGGGTTGGCAAAGTTACACCCACATAGTCACTTGTATACATCAAACACTTGGTTAAAAGATTTCCCAGGGCGGAGTTTTAAAATAAAAGGAGTATGTAGGTATACTAAAAAAGAGGTTGCAAAGTACTGTCCAGCTAAAAAAGCCAATATTACTGCGCGAAACTTTCCCGACTCAGTGGCATTGGTGCGTAAGAAACTTCAGCTAAAAGATGGAGGGAATGATTATTTATTTGTAACTCAAACTCAAGCTCATAGAGCGTTGGTAATTGTTACTGAAAAAGCATGA
- the clpB gene encoding ATP-dependent chaperone ClpB, whose amino-acid sequence MNFKNYTTKAQEAIQQSAQIAQQTGQQAIETGHLLKAVMEADHNLTSFIHTQLGINRESLQSKIDDLLHTYPKVNGQAYFGNDTAAALQQAEKYKTKLDDEYISLEHLLLGLLAGKDNTAQLLKEAGMNEKDLLKTINDLRGGNKVMNQNAEATYKSLERYSKNLNELAKAGKLDPVIGRDEEIRRVLQILSRRTKNNPMLIGEPGVGKTAIAEGLAQRIVEGDVPENLQSKQLVSLDMGLLVAGAKYKGEFEERLKAVIQEVIDSDGEIILFIDEIHTLVGAGSGGESAMDAANLLKPALARGELHTVGATTLKEYQKYIEKDKALERRFQGVMVDEPNVPDAISILRGLKERYELHHGVRIQDDAIIAAVELSDRYISDRFLPDKAIDLMDEAAAKLRIEIDSMPAELDELQRKVMQLEIEREAIRREKNKKREKEISREIAELSQKRDSLKARWETEKGVIQSIRKAKEDIEQMKIAAETAEREGNLAKVAELRYGKILETEKVLAEKQAELSHIQDNALLKEEVGNEDIAEVVAKWTGVPVSKMLKSEREKLLELEAELAKRVAGQDQAIKVVADAVRRSRAGLQDPRRPIGSFIFLGTTGVGKTELAKTLANFLFNDEDAMVRIDMSEYQERHAVSRLIGAPPGYVGYEEGGQLTEAVRRKPYSVVLLDEIEKAHPDVFNTLLQVLDDGRLTDSKGRLVNFKNTIIIMTSNAGSHLIKDNFAKLYEEGNTLSEFEIMTNTREEVFDLLKQSVRPEFLNRIDEVVMFRPLSKQDMRNITNIQFAHIQRLLKEQDIHLDAPENVLDTLAEIGFDPEFGARPLKRVLQKRILNELSKEILAGKISKGSVVTMHLNEYDQILFETIENVNIDDFNGDKVTV is encoded by the coding sequence ATGAACTTTAAAAATTATACAACTAAAGCACAAGAAGCCATACAACAATCGGCACAGATAGCCCAGCAAACAGGACAACAAGCCATAGAAACAGGGCACTTGCTGAAAGCCGTAATGGAGGCTGACCACAACCTTACTTCGTTTATTCACACACAGTTAGGTATTAACAGGGAAAGTTTACAAAGCAAAATAGATGATTTGCTCCATACCTACCCCAAAGTAAATGGACAAGCTTATTTTGGCAATGATACTGCGGCTGCCCTGCAACAGGCAGAAAAATATAAAACCAAGCTGGATGATGAATACATCAGCCTTGAGCATTTACTACTAGGGTTGCTGGCAGGTAAAGATAATACTGCCCAACTGCTCAAAGAAGCAGGTATGAACGAAAAAGACTTACTAAAAACCATCAATGACCTAAGAGGAGGAAATAAGGTTATGAATCAAAACGCTGAAGCTACTTATAAATCGCTGGAGAGATACTCGAAAAATTTAAATGAATTGGCGAAAGCCGGAAAACTTGACCCTGTAATTGGGCGGGATGAAGAAATACGTCGTGTACTACAAATTTTGTCGCGCCGTACTAAAAACAACCCTATGCTGATAGGTGAACCAGGGGTAGGAAAAACTGCTATTGCTGAAGGACTTGCCCAAAGAATAGTAGAAGGTGATGTACCAGAAAACCTTCAGTCAAAACAGCTGGTATCGCTTGATATGGGATTATTGGTAGCTGGTGCCAAATATAAGGGAGAGTTTGAAGAGCGGCTCAAAGCTGTGATTCAAGAAGTGATAGACTCTGATGGTGAAATTATTCTTTTCATAGATGAGATACATACCTTGGTGGGTGCCGGAAGCGGTGGTGAAAGTGCCATGGATGCCGCCAATTTATTAAAGCCTGCTTTGGCACGGGGCGAATTGCATACTGTAGGAGCTACTACGCTCAAAGAGTATCAAAAATACATAGAAAAAGACAAAGCCTTAGAGCGGCGTTTTCAAGGAGTGATGGTAGATGAACCTAATGTACCTGATGCCATTTCTATTCTAAGGGGCTTGAAAGAACGCTATGAACTACACCACGGGGTACGCATTCAGGATGACGCCATTATTGCGGCAGTAGAGTTGTCTGATCGCTATATTTCTGATCGTTTTTTACCTGACAAGGCTATTGACCTGATGGATGAGGCTGCTGCTAAACTGCGAATAGAGATTGACTCAATGCCGGCAGAGCTAGATGAGCTACAACGCAAGGTAATGCAACTTGAGATAGAAAGAGAAGCAATAAGACGCGAAAAAAATAAAAAAAGAGAAAAAGAGATTTCTAGAGAAATAGCTGAGTTGAGTCAAAAAAGAGATAGTCTTAAAGCAAGGTGGGAGACCGAGAAAGGAGTCATTCAAAGCATAAGAAAGGCTAAAGAAGATATAGAGCAAATGAAAATTGCTGCAGAAACCGCCGAACGAGAGGGTAACTTGGCTAAAGTAGCAGAACTACGCTATGGCAAAATACTGGAAACAGAAAAAGTGTTGGCAGAGAAACAAGCAGAACTTTCGCATATTCAAGACAATGCGTTGCTAAAAGAAGAAGTTGGAAATGAAGATATTGCCGAGGTAGTGGCTAAATGGACTGGTGTGCCCGTATCTAAAATGCTAAAAAGCGAGCGTGAAAAATTATTAGAGCTGGAAGCTGAACTTGCCAAACGAGTCGCAGGACAAGACCAGGCAATTAAGGTAGTGGCTGATGCAGTACGACGAAGCAGGGCTGGTTTACAAGACCCCCGCCGCCCTATTGGTTCTTTTATATTTTTGGGAACCACTGGGGTAGGTAAAACTGAGTTGGCAAAAACACTGGCGAATTTTCTGTTCAACGACGAAGATGCGATGGTACGCATAGATATGTCGGAATACCAGGAACGCCATGCAGTGAGTCGTTTGATAGGAGCGCCTCCTGGTTATGTAGGTTATGAAGAAGGTGGGCAATTAACCGAAGCAGTTAGGCGCAAACCCTACTCAGTAGTATTGCTCGACGAAATAGAAAAAGCGCACCCTGATGTTTTCAATACTTTGTTGCAAGTACTAGACGATGGTCGGTTGACTGATAGTAAGGGGCGGTTGGTAAACTTTAAGAATACCATCATTATTATGACATCTAATGCAGGCTCGCACCTTATAAAAGATAACTTTGCCAAATTGTATGAAGAGGGCAATACACTTAGCGAGTTTGAGATTATGACCAATACCAGAGAGGAGGTATTTGACTTGCTTAAACAAAGTGTAAGACCAGAGTTTCTGAATAGAATAGATGAGGTGGTAATGTTCCGTCCGTTAAGCAAACAAGATATGCGAAACATTACTAATATTCAATTTGCACATATTCAAAGGTTACTCAAAGAACAAGACATTCACCTTGACGCCCCCGAAAACGTGTTAGATACGCTGGCAGAGATAGGATTTGACCCTGAGTTTGGGGCAAGGCCTTTGAAAAGAGTATTGCAGAAACGCATCTTGAATGAACTTTCAAAAGAAATTTTGGCAGGTAAAATAAGTAAAGGGTCTGTAGTGACAATGCACCTTAACGAGTATGATCAAATACTTTTTGAAACAATAGAAAATGTAAACATAGATGACTTCAATGGTGACAAGGTTACTGTGTAA